A DNA window from Longimicrobiaceae bacterium contains the following coding sequences:
- the guaB gene encoding IMP dehydrogenase codes for MIRSQNYPARIIGEGLTFDDVLLVPRHSTIHPTQTDVSTQLTRQIRLAIPLISAAMDTVTESRMAIAMAREGGLGIIHKNMTIERQAEQVDRVKRSESGLILTPVTIGPDEPLREALRLMDQYSISGVPVVQEDGRLVGILTSRDLRFETDMERPVRSVMTREELVTAPAGTSINEAEGILQRHRIEKLPVVDEEGRLRGLITYKDIIKRRQFPNASKDENGRLRVGAAIGASPHDLDRARALVDAGVDVLVVDTAHGHAEAVLRAVGRVREAFPDTQLIAGNVATREGARALLERGVDAVKVGVGPGSICTTRVVTGVGVPQLTAVMEAVEGVEGEVPVIADGGIKYSGDIVKALAGGAHSVMMGSMFAGTEESPGEAFLLEGRRYKTVRGMGSLGAMQEGSADRYFQDSADARKFVPEGIEGRVPYKGPVADTIYQLVGGLRSGMGYLGCANIDELRTETRFVRITGGGLRESHPHNVTITREAPNYSL; via the coding sequence ATGATCCGGTCGCAGAACTACCCCGCGCGAATCATCGGCGAGGGGCTCACCTTCGACGACGTCCTGCTCGTCCCCCGTCACTCGACGATCCATCCGACCCAGACCGACGTCAGCACCCAGCTAACGCGTCAGATCCGCCTCGCGATCCCGCTCATCTCCGCCGCCATGGACACCGTCACCGAGTCGCGCATGGCGATCGCCATGGCTCGCGAGGGCGGGTTGGGCATCATCCACAAGAACATGACGATCGAGCGGCAGGCGGAGCAGGTCGACCGGGTCAAGCGCTCGGAGAGCGGATTGATCCTGACGCCCGTGACGATCGGCCCCGACGAGCCGCTGCGTGAGGCGCTGCGCCTGATGGACCAGTACTCCATCAGCGGCGTCCCGGTGGTGCAGGAGGACGGGCGCCTGGTGGGCATTCTCACCAGCCGGGACCTGCGCTTCGAGACCGACATGGAGCGGCCGGTCAGGTCGGTGATGACGCGCGAGGAGCTGGTGACGGCACCGGCGGGCACCTCGATCAACGAGGCCGAGGGCATCCTGCAGCGGCATCGTATCGAGAAGCTGCCGGTGGTCGACGAGGAGGGTCGGCTGCGCGGGTTGATCACCTACAAGGATATCATCAAGCGACGCCAGTTCCCGAACGCGAGCAAGGACGAGAACGGAAGGTTGCGGGTGGGCGCGGCGATCGGGGCCTCGCCGCACGACCTCGATCGTGCGCGGGCGCTGGTGGATGCGGGGGTGGATGTGCTGGTGGTGGATACGGCGCACGGCCATGCGGAGGCGGTGCTCAGGGCTGTGGGCCGCGTGCGAGAGGCCTTCCCGGATACCCAGCTCATCGCTGGCAACGTGGCCACCCGCGAGGGAGCGCGGGCGCTGCTGGAGCGCGGGGTCGATGCGGTGAAGGTCGGGGTGGGCCCGGGGTCGATCTGCACCACGCGGGTCGTGACCGGGGTGGGCGTACCCCAGCTCACCGCGGTGATGGAGGCGGTCGAGGGAGTGGAAGGGGAGGTGCCGGTGATCGCGGACGGCGGTATCAAGTACTCGGGAGATATCGTCAAGGCGCTGGCGGGTGGCGCGCACTCCGTCATGATGGGCTCGATGTTCGCCGGCACGGAGGAGAGTCCGGGCGAGGCTTTCCTGCTCGAGGGGCGCCGCTACAAGACCGTGCGCGGAATGGGAAGCCTCGGCGCGATGCAGGAGGGTTCGGCGGACCGGTATTTCCAGGACAGCGCGGACGCGCGGAAGTTCGTCCCGGAGGGGATCGAGGGCCGCGTGCCCTACAAGGGGCCGGTCGCGGACACCATCTACCAGCTCGTCGGCGGACTCCGCTCGGGAATGGGATACCTAGGCTGCGCCAACATCGATGAGCTGCGCACCGAGACCCGGTTTGTGCGCATTACGGGTGGCGGTCTACGCGAGTCACACCCGCACAACGTGACCATCACCCGCGAGGCTCCCAACTACAGCCTGTAG
- a CDS encoding YkvA family protein: MHDQPADLPEVTRFDASATGNGDLPSIQRPRLRRRERAEVRDRETMKQLIRDLPKFLKLLWALYRDPRVSLFDKGLVLATIAYILMPMDFVPDFIPVLGQVDDIYLLALALDRLLNNAGVDVLMEHWEGEIASLEMAIAALDKAGSFLPEQVRNLLHQKVT; this comes from the coding sequence ATGCACGATCAACCGGCCGATCTCCCCGAGGTCACGCGCTTCGACGCGTCCGCGACGGGCAACGGCGACCTGCCCTCGATCCAGCGACCGCGGCTGCGGCGTCGGGAGCGCGCCGAGGTTCGAGATCGCGAGACGATGAAGCAGCTCATCCGCGACCTGCCGAAGTTCCTGAAGCTGCTCTGGGCGCTGTATCGCGATCCCCGGGTCTCGCTGTTCGACAAAGGGTTGGTGCTGGCGACCATCGCGTACATCCTCATGCCGATGGATTTCGTCCCGGACTTCATCCCGGTGTTGGGTCAGGTCGATGACATCTACCTGCTCGCCCTGGCACTCGACCGCCTGCTGAACAACGCCGGGGTCGACGTGCTGATGGAGCACTGGGAAGGGGAGATCGCTAGCCTGGAGATGGCGATTGCCGCGCTGGACAAAGCGGGGTCGTTCCTGCCGGAGCAGGTGAGGAACCTCCTGCACCAGAAGGTGACATGA
- a CDS encoding acyltransferase — translation MVLRPLRQLVPSDESVELYDEWLGELETALARGDDRWELCRRTLTQLFYPGLAGVDPATLPLTTRVALAHMDARNITLEPEYYAEVDVERFNERKPLIWMWQMFDRTPLGSNIHIGTRFRRILAPHIFKRVGRNFKCFHYVEFSFGYNLEIGDDVVVHRNVLLDDRGGIVIGNRVSISDYANIYSHTHSIVDQVDVTNAKTVIGDGVRITYHATVLAGTQVGENSMIGALAVATRDVRPWHVNVGIPAKSVRVKPNAPPEAYKNIVRASRAEPEQ, via the coding sequence ATGGTCCTGCGACCTCTCCGCCAGCTCGTCCCGTCGGACGAATCGGTGGAGCTATATGACGAGTGGCTGGGCGAGCTCGAGACCGCCCTCGCCCGAGGGGACGACCGTTGGGAGCTCTGCCGCCGAACCCTCACGCAGCTCTTCTACCCGGGGCTCGCGGGCGTAGATCCGGCCACGTTGCCGCTGACGACCCGCGTCGCCCTGGCGCATATGGACGCCCGCAACATCACCCTCGAGCCCGAATACTACGCGGAAGTCGACGTCGAACGTTTCAACGAGCGCAAACCGCTCATCTGGATGTGGCAGATGTTCGACCGTACGCCGCTCGGCTCGAACATCCACATCGGAACGCGTTTTCGTCGCATCCTGGCACCGCACATTTTCAAGCGGGTCGGGCGGAACTTCAAGTGCTTCCACTACGTCGAGTTCTCCTTCGGCTACAACCTCGAGATCGGCGACGACGTGGTGGTGCACCGTAACGTCCTGCTCGACGACCGCGGCGGGATCGTGATCGGCAACCGGGTCTCCATCTCGGACTACGCGAACATCTATTCGCACACCCATTCGATCGTCGACCAGGTGGACGTGACCAACGCGAAGACCGTGATCGGCGATGGGGTCCGCATCACCTACCACGCGACCGTGCTGGCCGGGACGCAGGTGGGAGAGAACTCGATGATCGGTGCTCTGGCGGTGGCCACCCGCGACGTCCGGCCGTGGCACGTGAACGTCGGGATCCCGGCGAAATCGGTGCGGGTAAAGCCGAATGCCCCACCTGAAGCATACAAGAACATCGTGCGCGCGTCGCGCGCCGAGCCCGAGCAATGA